Proteins from one Triticum aestivum cultivar Chinese Spring chromosome 7A, IWGSC CS RefSeq v2.1, whole genome shotgun sequence genomic window:
- the LOC123151576 gene encoding signal recognition particle receptor subunit beta — protein MDEWVRQAEAWAGQAERWIRQQPPEQIYVAVTVIAVTILVLLAASCLKSSKSNTIVLSGLSGSGKTILFYQLRDGSSHQGTVTSMDPNNDTFVLHSELERKGKVKPVHVVDVPGHARLKPKLDEFLPRAAGVVFVVDAQDFLSSMQAAAEYLYDILTKATVVKKRVPVLIFCNKTDKVTAHSKEFIKKQLEKEVNKLRESRNAISSADITDEVELGVPGEAFNFSQCQNKVTVAEGAGLTGNVSAVEQFIREHVRA, from the exons ATGGATGAGTGGGTTCGCCAGGCCGAGGCGTGGGCGGGCCAGGCCGAGCGCTGGATCCGCCAGCAGCCCCCGGAGCAGATTTACGTCGCCGTCACCGTGATTGCCGTCACAATTCTGGTGCTCCTCGCAG CTTCTTGTCTGAAATCATCGAAATCAAACACCATTGTGCTATCTGGGCTAAGTGGAAGTGGTAAAACTATTCTTTTCTACCAG CTTCGCGATGGATCATCTCATCAAGGAACTGTGACATCGATGGATCCTAACAATGATACGTTTGTGCTACATTCAGAGCTTGAAAGG AAAGGCAAAGTAAAACCTGTCCATGTTGTTGATGTTCCTGGTCATGCAAGGCTGAAACCCAAGCTGGATGAATTCCTGCCTCGGGCAGCTGGAGTTGTTTTTGTTGTTGATGCTCAGGATTTCTTGTCTAGCATGCAAGCTGCTGCAGA GTACTTATATGACATTTTGACGAAGGCTACTGTGGTGAAGAAAAGGGTTCCTGTTCTTATATTCTGTAATAAAACAGACAAAGTTACCGCTCACTCGAAGGAGTTCATCAAGAAGCAGCTGGAAAAAGAAGT GAACAAGCTTCGGGAATCGAGGAATGCCATATCGTCTGCTGACATCACTGATGAAGTCGAGCTTGGTGTCCCTGGAGAGGCATTCAACTTCAGTCAATGCCAGAACAAGGTGACAGTTGCTGAAGGCGCTGGTCTCACCGGCAATGTTTCAGCAGTCGAGCAATTCATCCGAGAGCACGTCAGGGCTTAG